The DNA segment CCCGTGATGTTAAAACATACATGAATGATCATGCTGTTGTTAGTGTCAGAAATGCAGCAATGTTGGCAGATGGGTATGAATTGTCACATAGAAGTAGCGCGTCGCAGCTTCAACCTCCTAGTCCGTTAGCGAGTGGTTTTGGTTGGAGTAAGTCCGAGACATTACATAAGGACGTGGAGAGGTCAAAGTCACCAAAGAGTAAGTTGAGTGGTGGTAGCCAGTCTAATGGTTTTAGACCAGAGGGCAGGTTGTTTTGTGCATACTGTAAGAAGGATGGGCACCTTGTTTCTCACTGTCAGAAACTAAAGGACAAGAATACTGGTCAGAATAAAGTCCAGGCCAGCGGTTTTGTACGGCCGGCTACGGTTTGTGTGGGAGACCCTGTGTGTGTTGATGGGGGGAAGCACAAGTTTCATGATGGGGTGGATGAAGGATACAAGGAATTTATTTCTGATGGCACGGTGAAGTTCACTGTTGATGGTGAAGAATTTCCTGTTGTGATTTTGAGAGATACTGGCTCTGTTCAGACGTTATTAATTGCTGATGAGTCATCCTTGGAATCTTGTTTCACGGGCATGAGAACTCTGATCCAAGATGTGAATGAAGGTTTCAAATCTGTTCCTCTGTATGATGTAGAACTTTGTAGTGGGCTGGTTTCTGGGAGAGTGACAGTTGGCATTGTTTCTCGATTGCCTATGAAGGGAATCACAATGCTGCTTGGCAATGATTTGGCTGGAGGTAAGGTGCAGCCATCTACTGTTTTGAGTGACGTGCCGGTAGTGGATTCCAAGACAGAggctttgaaaacagctatccCGGGTATTTTTCCATCTTGTGCGGTTACCAGGGCACAGGCTATGGCAGGGCGAGATGAGAGAGAGGTTGAACATGTTGGTGACATAGATTTAGGGGATACAGTTTTTAGAGATCTGAGTGAGAGTATGAATAGTCAGTCTGGTGATGATAGGACTATTTTCAGCCAGCCTGCCTTGATTGCAGCCCAACAGTCAGCTGCGGACTTGAAAGGTTTGTATCGTGTTGCTCTGACAGCAGGAGAGGCAGAGAAGGTCTCACAGTGTTATTACATTAAGTCTGGTGTGTTGATGCGGAAATGGTGTCCTCCTGGTCgcccagctgatgaagattgggtGGCCGTGGATCAGGTTGTTGTCCCGCCTCAGTATCGAGCAGAGATTCTAAGGTTAGCTCATGATATTCCCCTTGCTGGACACCTAGGTGTGAGGAAGACAGTGGCCAGGATTAGGGCCCATTTCTACTGGCCTGGGCTTAGGAAGTGTGTGTCTGAGTATTGTAAGTCATGTCATGTCTGTCAGGTGGTGGGCAAGCCACAACATCACATCAAGCCAGCCCCACTTATTCCAATTCCTGTTTTTCCTGAACCATTTAGCCGTGTATTGATAGATTGTGTTGGCCCATTGCCAAAAACCAAGGCAGGTTATCAGTACTTGCTTACTGTCATGGATTCAACCACACGCTTTCCAGAAGCTTTTCCATTGAGGAACATTAAGGCTAAGACAGTTATTGATGCCCTCTTGGTGTTTTTCACACGCTATGGACTCCCTCAAGACATCCAGTCGGATAGGGGTTCTAATTTCACATCTAGTGTATTCCAGGAAGTGATGCATCAATTAGGAATCAAGCAGGTGAACTCATCACCTTACCACCCACAGTCGCAGGGTGCCCTTGAGAGATACCATCAGACCTTAAAGACAATGATCAAGTCTTACTGCTCTGAGAACACTGGAGACTGGGAAAAGGGTATTCCTTTCCTCTTATTTGCTTCTCGTGATACTCCTAATGAATCTACAGGATTCACCCCATTTGAGCTTGTGTTTGGCCATGAGCCAAGAGGTCCTCTCAAGGTAGTGAAGGAGCACATGTTGTCAGAGTCTGAGGTGGAGAGTGGGAATGTGCTAGATTATGTGTCACAATTTCGCGAAAGACTCTTGAGGGCGTGTGAACTCGCGGGGGAACATTTGAGGTCGTCTCAAGGTGTAATGAAGGCCCGTGCAGATAAGAAGGCAGAACCTCGCTCATTCGAGCCTGGTAGCAAAGTCCTTGTGTTACTGCCCATCCAGGGTGAACCTCTCAGAGCTAAGTTCAGTGGGCCATATGTGGTAGAGAAGAACTTGGGTAAGGAAACCTATCTAGTGAGTACTCCAGACAGGAGAAAAACAAAGAGGGTTTGCCACATTAATATGCTGAAGAAGTATTATGATCGTGACGAGGTGGCGACAGTTGCTGTTGTTTGTGAAAAGGCAGCAGAACATATTCCTGGAGAACTTGAAATCCCAGTGGAAGCGGAGATTGGTGAAGGGATGTCTGGAAAGGTGAATAATTCACATGTGATGGCTAATCCCGCAAAGATATTGGGTCATCTATCAGATTTTGAACAGCAGGATGTAGTACAAATACTTCTTGATTACCCTGAAGTATGTGGAGATAAGTTGGGATATACCGGAGAGGCTATTCATGATGTTGATGTAGGCGATCATCTGCCTATTAAACAACATCCCTACCGTTTGAATCCAAGAAAGAAGAGCCAAGTGCGGAAGGAACTTGAGTATATGCTTGCATGTGGTGTCATTGAGCCTAGTCAGAGCTGTTGGAGCTCACCTGTAGTTCTTGTTCCAAAACCAGATGGGAGTCAGCGTTTTTGCATTGACTACAGGAAAGTTAATGCTGTAACAAAACCTGACTCGTTTCCGCTACCTCGTATTGAGGATTGCATTGATCAGATTGGCAATGCAAGGTATATCACAAAGCTGGATCTGATGAAAGGTTATTGGCAGGTGCCATTAACAGAGAGGGCAAGGGAAATCTCTGCATTTGTTACCCCGCAGGGGTTATTCCAGTGTCGGGTTATGCCCTTTGGCATGCGGAATGCTCCAGCGACATTTCAACGGCTCATGAATTGTGTAATTGCAGGACTTGACAATGTTGTAGTATATCTTGATGATATTCTAGTAGTTAGTGATACCTGGTCAGATCATCTAACTTGCTTGAGAGATGTGTTTGTCAGATTGACCAAGGCAGGACTTGTTGTGAATTTGTCAAAGTGTGAATTTGCGCAGGCGACAGTTACTTACTTGGGTCATGTAGTAGGGCATGGATGCGTTGCCCCACGAGAGGCAAAGGTCCAAGCTATTGTGGATTTCCCTGCCCCTTCCACAAAGAAGGAGGTGATGAGGTTTCTGGGCATGTGTGGATTTTACCGCAAGTTTGTTCCTAATTTCAGTGACATTGTTGTTCCTCTTACAGATCTACTCAAGAAGGGGACTAAGTTTGATTGGACCAAACCCTGTGAGATTGCCTTTCAGAAATTGAAAGCTGTTCTGATCTCAAAGCCTGTGTTGCAGGCTCCTAATTTTGAGCATCCGTTCCTACTGGCCACTGATGCAAGTGAGGTAGGAGTTGGTGCAGTTCTCCTTCAGTTGGATGAAGAGGGTTTCATGAAACCTGTGAGCTACTTTTCGAAGAAGCTTGATGTACACCAGCAAAGATACTCTACGGTAGAGAAGGAGTGCCTAGGTCTGGTGCTGGCAGTTCAACACTTTGATGTGTATTTGAGTAGCTGCCCTGATGTGACCGTTTTCACGGATCACAATCCACTAACCTTCCTCGAAAGGTTTAGGAACAAGAATCAGAGACTGTTCCGTTGGAGTCTGTTTCTTCAGCCTTATGGGCTGAACGTGACTCATATCAAAGGAAATGACAATGTTATTGCGGATACGCTTTCTAGAGTTTAGACAAATCTACAGTCAATTGCCAAATAACCTCCTTagaaacaacaaacaaaacaataataaaaaaaaccccggAAAGCTGCAAACCGGTCGTTAACTAGTATTcacataataacaaaaaataacactaacaataataataattttaaaagaaaagtgattttctttttttttactccattaTCCAGGTGGTCAAGCAATGTTTTGAGATGAATGTCTATAATAGTTTATTAATAACTATCttttaatgacaaaaaaaattcgATATATCAATTACATGGAACAATTCATTTTGTTCTAACAAGTCTACATATTCTAACTCTTGTTctcttcattatttattttttctctcttcaggTTCTGCATTTGTAAACATGAAGCTGGATCAAAGTTCTTGCATTGAAggacttaatttcattttttatgttgctATGGAaaggttatatatatatatgtatataaaaagacaaaaaagtcTTGCAGAGTTAAGTCACCTTGTTGTATtggcatatgttttttttcacgTGATATTAGAATTCCAAAGGTAAATCCAGCTTGTTATTGACTGAAGTTTTCTACATCTCTTTTTGTAAAGGTTTATAATGATACGTCTTGACTACACACTTGGATGGATTGTGTTTGTTTTCATATTACTCGTTCTTCTGAGTGTTATAATGTTATTTCAACATGCTTCTTTAAATGAAGGAAAGTTAAATtgctataactttcttttaAGGGGGGAGGTATGTCATGTACATGTGCGATATTTGTCAGCGCATGGGGGCGCTGATTGCGTATTAAAAAGAAGTGTTAAGGTAACTTTACAAATTTTGTCTCTATTTTCGTCTCTTTTCTGTTTTGTATTGTTGATGTAGTTGTTGTGATAGTCGTACCAGGAAGGGTGTTCTCTTAAGCTCCCCTCCCTGATATGACaaagagcagaaaaaaatacttgtaaAAGTTTAGCATCAAGATTCATCATAATTCCATCATAATTCCATCATATATTAACAGATTTATGGACTGTTTAATGTTGattttgtgatgtcacttgAAAGCAGCCCtcctatcatttttttcttaattcccactttctttaaaaattggcaaatcatttttcttggacatttcatattacatgttCTGTACCtgcttctacatgtataagaaaCATATTTCCATTAATCATAAAAGTGAGAATTAATGGAATTGATATATGCCCATGATGACCAGACGTCCCATATTTCCCAGATCGTTCCATATTTTGTTCCTTTGTCCCGCCGTCctgacaaacccttcccgggatgCCTATTTGTCtcatatttcagaatattgaaccaAACACAATACATCTTTCATTTCTATCCTTTCTTcattctatccttcctgcttgcctttttttccatctatctttatttccaatctTTCCAAgctttctttcctgatcctttccctctttctgttcattttttccatctatctttatttccaatctTTCCTAgctttctttcctgatcctttccctctttctgttcatttttctttctttccatttttctttctttccttctttcactttccttctttttttcaaaatttcctttatttcctttcttctttctttccttaaactcttctttactttcttctttcctctctGTTCTTTCTGTCcctccattattttctttttttattctctcctccctctcatcctttcattctttttccatttttccTTCTAGTTTTATGTcatcgtacatgtatattcaagtattgaatatacaatgacataaaaattttat comes from the Lytechinus variegatus isolate NC3 chromosome 9, Lvar_3.0, whole genome shotgun sequence genome and includes:
- the LOC121421216 gene encoding uncharacterized protein LOC121421216, with product MAQFNADTFLEEDLTLVRLRQLRKDDLIAVGRKMSLDLSGLKTKAELFSAIAARAELMPESVSGDSDDCDDRTKLDSDGVRLALAQIELEERRDRLRAAEHEREMERKRLEFEMMRHSEMVSQSGQLGEREKRSMEAGFSARVKLIPQYDETDLDSFFLLFERVARKMEWPESDWALLIQQVISGKAQSVVSALSYDHAFDYWKMKDAILQAFELVPEAYRQMFRDLKRDPAETCVEFARRKEVAFDRWIRSLRIEMTYESLREVVLIDEFTRCMSRDVKTYMNDHAVVSVRNAAMLADGYELSHRSSASQLQPPSPLASGFGWSKSETLHKDVERSKSPKSKLSGGSQSNGFRPEGRLFCAYCKKDGHLVSHCQKLKDKNTGQNKVQASGFVRPATVCVGDPVCVDGGKHKFHDGVDEGYKEFISDGTVKFTVDGEEFPVVILRDTGSVQTLLIADESSLESCFTGMRTLIQDVNEGFKSVPLYDVELCSGLVSGRVTVGIVSRLPMKGITMLLGNDLAGGKVQPSTVLSDVPVVDSKTEALKTAIPGIFPSCAVTRAQAMAGRDEREVEHVGDIDLGDTVFRDLSESMNSQSGDDRTIFSQPALIAAQQSAADLKGLYRVALTAGEAEKVSQCYYIKSGVLMRKWCPPGRPADEDWVAVDQVVVPPQYRAEILRLAHDIPLAGHLGVRKTVARIRAHFYWPGLRKCVSEYCKSCHVCQVVGKPQHHIKPAPLIPIPVFPEPFSRVLIDCVGPLPKTKAGYQYLLTVMDSTTRFPEAFPLRNIKAKTVIDALLVFFTRYGLPQDIQSDRGSNFTSSVFQEVMHQLGIKQVNSSPYHPQSQGALERYHQTLKTMIKSYCSENTGDWEKGIPFLLFASRDTPNESTGFTPFELVFGHEPRGPLKVVKEHMLSESEVESGNVLDYVSQFRERLLRACELAGEHLRSSQGVMKARADKKAEPRSFEPGSKVLVLLPIQGEPLRAKFSGPYVVEKNLGKETYLVSTPDRRKTKRVCHINMLKKYYDRDEVATVAVVCEKAAEHIPGELEIPVEAEIGEGMSGKVNNSHVMANPAKILGHLSDFEQQDVVQILLDYPEVCGDKLGYTGEAIHDVDVGDHLPIKQHPYRLNPRKKSQVRKELEYMLACGVIEPSQSCWSSPVVLVPKPDGSQRFCIDYRKVNAVTKPDSFPLPRIEDCIDQIGNARYITKLDLMKGYWQVPLTERAREISAFVTPQGLFQCRVMPFGMRNAPATFQRLMNCVIAGLDNVVVYLDDILVVSDTWSDHLTCLRDVFVRLTKAGLVVNLSKCEFAQATVTYLGHVVGHGCVAPREAKVQAIVDFPAPSTKKEVMRFLGMCGFYRKFVPNFSDIVVPLTDLLKKGTKFDWTKPCEIAFQKLKAVLISKPVLQAPNFEHPFLLATDASEVGVGAVLLQLDEEGFMKPVSYFSKKLDVHQQRYSTVEKECLGLVLAVQHFDVYLSSCPDVTVFTDHNPLTFLERFRNKNQRLFRWSLFLQPYGLNVTHIKGNDNVIADTLSRV